CGATCTCCTCCCGGGCCCGCGTTTCCCGCGTGACATCCCGGGCCGAGGACAGGACGTACTTCTTACCCTGAAGTTCGACGAGTTCGGCGTTCACGAGCGCCTCCAGGATCTCTCCGGCTTTCGTCGTCACCCTGGCCCGCAAATCCCGAACGTACCCGTCGCGAAGGAACTGGTCCATGCGGCGCTTGCGCCCCTCGGCATCGGACACCATCCCGATCTCGAGGCTCGTCTTTCCGAGCATCTCCTCGCGAGAGTGGCCGAACATCCGGACGAAGGCGTCATTGACATCGACGAATCGGGCCTCGGGCAGCTCCTGGATGCCGGCCGCGATCGGAAGGGATCGGAACATGGCGGCGAACTTGCGTTCGCTTTCCCGGAGCTTCCCTTCGGACCGGTGCATCCCCTCGACGGCCAGGACCAGGCAGGATCCCGCGCCGATGAAGACCGCCAGAGCCAGGAGGTCCGTAAGAGTCCGCGGAAGAAGAGCGTGCCTCGGCTCGATGAAGAACCAGTCCGCCGCCAGCGCGCTCAGGATGAGGGCGAGAACCCCGGGGCCGAGGCGGCCGTAGCCCGTGGCCAGAACGACGGCGGGCCAGAAGAAGATGAAGGGGATGGCCGTGGCGCCCCAGAGGGGCGTGAGCGCCTCGCGGAGAGCGCACGCGAGAGCCACGATCCCCACGGCCGCGCCGTAGCGGAACGCCGGAGGGCGCCGAGAGGCCCCGGAAGGCACCTGCACCCCCCCTCTCCGCCGGCGGGATCGGGCCGTCTCTCCGAGCGGCGGGATTTCGCACCTGGATCGAACAACAGCGATGATACCGTCATCATACACTTCCGGCGCGGCGAGACAACGCTTTCGTGTGAACGAAGCGGAGAAACGGGAGGATCTTACGCTTCCGCCAGGTCCTTGAAGGCGGGATCGTTCCAGTAATCCCGGAACGCGGGGTCGTTGAGGGCCTCGTCCTTGAATTCGCCGTCGTTCTTGATCGCCAGCCCGAGCGTCTCGAGCATCTTGTCGCGCTGCCGGCGGCGGGCGTAGGTGGCCGCCAGGTCGTAGTAGGCCACGGGATCGGTGGGGTCCAGCTCGATCGCCTTCTGGTACGCCTCGATCGCTTCGTCGTAGCGCATGAGCTCCCGGTAGGCGTTGCCCATCTTGCCCCACGCCACCTGGTGGTCGGGCTTGAGGGCGAGAAGGCGCTTGTAAATCTTGAGCGCCTCCTCGGGCCGCCCGTGCGAGTGGGCGAAGCTGGCCTGCAGGAACAGGGTGTGCGCCTCGACCTCCTGCATGAAGCGCTCGTGCTGCGCCTTGAAGTCCCGGTCGATCCGCTCCTTCTGGTCGGAGCCGAGGCGCCGGACTTCCAGCTCGATCTGCTGCCGGAGCTGCCCGAGCGTCTCCTCGAGTTCCTTCTCCGCCTTCTGGCGCAGGGCCATGACCTCCTCGCGGAGCTTGTGGTCGGTATTTTGCTGGAGAAGGTCGGAGAAGCGCTCGATCTCGACCTCCTGCTCGTCCTTGAGCTTGCGGACGAACTCGAGGATGTCCACCTTCTTGGCCTCGAGCTCCTCCAGCACGCGGTCGGTCCGTTTGGTGATCTGCTGGGACTCCTCGATGTAGACGCCGGCCTGGCGGACGAGCTCCTTCCACTCTTTGAGCTTGGAGGAAACGTGGCCGACGAAGTAGATCATAACGAGGACGAAGGCCGTGGCGATGATGGCCACCGTGATCGAGAGGATGCGGATCTCGCTCTTGGCCTCCTTGGCCTTGACCTCGGCGCCTTCGATGGACTGCTTGATGATGCGGCTGACCTCCTCGGCGGAGAGGGTGTCCGTGGGGAAGGTCTTGCGGCCGATCTCGTCCCACCAGGCGCGCCACTTGCTCGCGTCGGGGCCGAATCCCTTCTGGCCCGTCAGGCGCTCGAGGGCCTCCGCCCCCGCGGCCCGGACGGAGTCGTCCGTCTCCCGGCCCAGGAGCTCGATGAGATGGGGAATGGCGGACCGGACCCCCTTCTGCCCGAGGAGGAGGCAGGCGTGCTTGCGCACCTCGGGGTTGATGTGCTGGAGGTCCTGGGTCGGGTCGTTCTGAAGGCCCTGCACCCCGCTCGGCCCGGCCAGGACGAGCGCGAGAACGAGCGACGTCACGCGGCGGATTATAGCCCCGGCCGAACTTGCAAGTCAACGCCGGGCCGGGTTAGCATGGCGGCGATGCGTCCCGCCGAGCCGTCCCGCGCGCGCCGGGCGCCGCCGGAGATCGTGGCCGAAAGCCCCGCCATGCGCCGGCTGCTGGCGGCCTTGGAGCGCCTGACGGACGTGGACGATCCCGTGCTCCTGGAAGGCGAGACGGGCACCGGCAAGGGGCTCTTGGCGCGCACGTTGCACTCCCTGGGTCCGCGCGCGACCGGAAGGTTCGTGGCCGTCAACTGCGGGGCCCTGGCACCGGGGCTTCTGGAGGCCGAACTTTTCGGGACCGTGCGGGGCGCCTACACGGGGGCCGATTCCGACCGGCCCGGGCTTTTCGAGGCCGCCGACCGGGGGACGCTCTTCCTCGACGAGCTGGAGGCCATGCCCGAAGCCATGCAGCGGGCGCTTCTCAGAGCGCTGGACGAGCGGAAGGTGCGGCGGGTCGGCGCGGTCGAGGAGGTTTCGGTGAACGTCCGGATCCTGGGGGCGGCCAACGACTCGCTGCGGGACCTGGCGGCACGGGGGCTTTTCCGGAAGGATCTCTACTATAGGTTGAGCGCGTTCACGCTGCGCGTCCCCGCGCTGCGGGAGCGGCCGGAGGACCTTGCGCTTCTGGCCGAGCGGTTCCTCCAGGAGCAGGCGCGGGAGCTGCGGCGGACGCCCCGGGAGCTTTCCCCCGAGGCGCTGGAACGGCTGCGTCGCTACGCCTGGCCCGGCAACGTGCGCGAGCTTCGAAACGAAATGCGCCGGCTGGCCGCCCTCGGCGAGGGCACGGTCCGGGAGGAGGAGCTGGCCCCGGCCATCCGCCACGCCCGGTCGGCCGGAGGCGATCCGGTTCGCCGCGGACTCTATCGCGAGCGCCTGCGCGAATTCGAGCGGCAACTTCTCCGCGAAGCGCTCGAGGAGCACCGCTGGAACCTTTCGGCCGCGGCTCGCGCCCTCGGAATGGGCCGGGCGACGCTTCGCCGCAAAGCGCGCGCGCATTCCCTCAAGCGCCCCTGAAACGTTACGAAACCATAACGCCACGGTTCAACACGAGCCGATCCGACCGCTCGGCGGATAAAGTTGCGGCCGCTACCCTTTGCGGGCTAATATTTTAGGGGAGCTCCGGGAAGGGGCATGGCATCGCCATTGCCTGTGTTACCTGGCCACCCCAATTTTCGGGAGCTTCTGGGGGCGCCGATGCGGGATGGGGAGAAACCCTCGAAAGGAGGCCGTCGTGGTTGCACTGCGTAATCGCCGCGGGACGGTGCTCATCATCGTCCTCGGGGTGCTTTTCATCCTGTCGCTCCTGGCGACGACCTTCGCCACGCTGCAGGGCACCGAGCAGCAGGTGGCCGCCAACTACCTGGACACCGTCCGGGCCAAGCTCTTGGCCCAATCGGCCATCCAGGACGCCGAGGCCCGGCTTCGGGAGCACTTCCCCTTCCGCTACTTCGACACCGCCAACGTCACCACCC
The genomic region above belongs to Planctomycetota bacterium and contains:
- a CDS encoding DUF4118 domain-containing protein, with amino-acid sequence MPSGASRRPPAFRYGAAVGIVALACALREALTPLWGATAIPFIFFWPAVVLATGYGRLGPGVLALILSALAADWFFIEPRHALLPRTLTDLLALAVFIGAGSCLVLAVEGMHRSEGKLRESERKFAAMFRSLPIAAGIQELPEARFVDVNDAFVRMFGHSREEMLGKTSLEIGMVSDAEGRKRRMDQFLRDGYVRDLRARVTTKAGEILEALVNAELVELQGKKYVLSSARDVTRETRAREEI
- a CDS encoding tetratricopeptide repeat protein, whose translation is MTSLVLALVLAGPSGVQGLQNDPTQDLQHINPEVRKHACLLLGQKGVRSAIPHLIELLGRETDDSVRAAGAEALERLTGQKGFGPDASKWRAWWDEIGRKTFPTDTLSAEEVSRIIKQSIEGAEVKAKEAKSEIRILSITVAIIATAFVLVMIYFVGHVSSKLKEWKELVRQAGVYIEESQQITKRTDRVLEELEAKKVDILEFVRKLKDEQEVEIERFSDLLQQNTDHKLREEVMALRQKAEKELEETLGQLRQQIELEVRRLGSDQKERIDRDFKAQHERFMQEVEAHTLFLQASFAHSHGRPEEALKIYKRLLALKPDHQVAWGKMGNAYRELMRYDEAIEAYQKAIELDPTDPVAYYDLAATYARRRQRDKMLETLGLAIKNDGEFKDEALNDPAFRDYWNDPAFKDLAEA
- a CDS encoding sigma-54 dependent transcriptional regulator codes for the protein MRPAEPSRARRAPPEIVAESPAMRRLLAALERLTDVDDPVLLEGETGTGKGLLARTLHSLGPRATGRFVAVNCGALAPGLLEAELFGTVRGAYTGADSDRPGLFEAADRGTLFLDELEAMPEAMQRALLRALDERKVRRVGAVEEVSVNVRILGAANDSLRDLAARGLFRKDLYYRLSAFTLRVPALRERPEDLALLAERFLQEQARELRRTPRELSPEALERLRRYAWPGNVRELRNEMRRLAALGEGTVREEELAPAIRHARSAGGDPVRRGLYRERLREFERQLLREALEEHRWNLSAAARALGMGRATLRRKARAHSLKRP